DNA from Planctomycetia bacterium:
ACTGGTGCGAGTTCGCCTGCTCTTCATGGGGATAACGGGCTGTTCAGTCCAATCAACGGGCACGCCACCACCCAGATGATGCTTGCAATAGACGCATCGAGTCTTGCTTTTGGCGTTGAGACGTTGACAGGATGGGCATTTCCAGCTCTTGCGAGCCTTGATGACCGGCGCCTTGATTTCATCTCCCTTGAGCCAGCGATGCAGATCAAGAGCCATGGCTGCCAGCGATTCATATCGCTCGCCTGGTTGCCTGTGAAGCGATTTCATGATGATTGCTTCCAGGCCCAAAGGAACAGTCTTGTCCTGTTCACGCAGCGGAACAATTTGAAGTGATGGATCGCGTAATTGCGCCAACAACTCCATCATCTTTCCCTTAAGTGGCCGTTTCTCTGTCAACAATTGGTAACCCACCACTCCCAGGCTGAACTGATCACTGGCAAAATGGACCTTCTCGGCAATCCCCATTGCCTGTTCAGGCGACATGTAGGCTGGGGTGCCGACGATCGCTCCCTCCACTGTTTTGTCGGCTCCCGTTTCCGTTTCACTACTGTCGGGTTTCAGCTTGCGTTTCTTTGCTAAGCCAAAGTCCATGAGCCGGACTCGGTTCTGCTTATCCACCATGATGTTGGCAGGCTTGACATCGCGATGCAGAATACCCTGCTCATGGGCGGCATGCAGCGCCAATGCCAGGTCACGCAGCCACTTGGCCACCTGCTGATGATTCGGTCGATATCGCTCCACCTGTTGATGAAGCGGCACGCCGTCCACCCATTCCATCGCAATGAACGACTGTCCTGGCTCCGCTGAGCAATCAAAGACGGTCACGATGTTGGGATGTTGCAACTTGGCAGCAGCTTTGGCCTCGCGGACAAACCGTTCTACCTGATCCTGCTGATCCGTACGTTTGGGAACCTTGAGGGCGACATCCCGTTCCAGTGTTGGATCGTATGCCTGGTAGACAATACCAAATGATCCTTGTCCCAGCTCTTTTCTGATGATGAACCGTCCCACTGTCCGACTGGAATCTTGTGGTGGCGTTCCACCACCTGCCGATATGCCCTCATCCGTCGTTTGAAACGCATAGGTTTCCGTGGCTTCCTCATCATGATCCGGATCGGGTAGCGCCTTGCTACTCATGGAATGCCTGTGCAGTTGCATCTCCAGCCGAGTTGCAATGGCAGGGAAACGCTTGACATATTCATCCATGGTGAATTTTTGTGCCAATGCCTCCCGATGGTTCACCTCATTAAGGATGAGCCCCAACAGGAGTTCAGTTTCCTGTTCAATTGCCGGATAATGCTTCAGATAGTGTTCCACCAACAGGCCTTGGCCACTCTGCCAGCGTACATCCTGATCCTGCTGGATTTTCTGGATTAACTGCTGCAAAGGCAGTAGATTCCATGCATCGAGCGGCAAATCCAGATGGTCCAAATCCAGTCTCCAACAGGCATTTCCAAGAAGACGGTTGATGGCACTGATACAAGTTGAGCGCAGACTGCTTTCCACATACAGCAGGAACGGAACTTTCCATAGTTTTATGCATGCAACTACATTACACAAACAATAAATTGGTAAGATTGAGGAATCAACATAAAGATTCAAAGCCTACAAGTGCTTCGATCGCTACTGAATCGCACTTGGGTCAAGTTGTGCCAGGCCTGGCGCGATGGCTCGCATGTGGCGGGTCGGGCCCATCACTGTCGGGTACACCTCAAACGTTGCGTTGAAGTTGTCCCGCAGGGGGTCCCAACCTAATCCCAGACTCACCTGCAGATCGGAACCGGTGCGGGTAATCATCAGCGATTGTCCCAGATTCTGCGACTCGCCAAAGTTGTAAGACGATGACCACGTGAAGGCATACTTCGGATTGATGATATACGTTGTGCTGAAGACAGTAGCGCTGGTGCCTACCGGATCAAGATAGTAGTAGCCCAGGTAGAAGCGAAGCCTGTCAGTACGTTCAGTCAGGATGCCAATGTTGACACTGCGTGAGCCGCCTTCAAACGGATCGAAATAACCCTGCGAAAGGATGCTCGTCCGTTCGCCGATCTGCCAGCGGAAATCGTAATCAATCAGGCCGAAGGGATGGCCATAATTATCCCGGCCTTCATCCGGGAACCACGTGGCAAAGATATCCAGGCTCATCCAGTCGACGATGCGTTCAGCTTCCTCGCTGCCACGCTTGGTCTGCCAGCGATTGCGAACGCCAAAGCGGACATATTCCATGTCATCGAGATTATCAGGTGAATTGAGGTAACCTCGCCGCAAGGCATAGAGCTGCGGATCATACAGTGGCGAAGTTGCCAGGTTAAGATTGAGATTGTTCGCCAGGCGATACGTACGCAGATCGCGCCGGGCCTGATCGGTGGGATCATCATCCAGGCGATCCAGCAGAGGAAGTCGGCGGAAATCGACATTGCTGCGGGTGTAGCGGTAATCAGCCTCCACGCTCAGCTTGTGATACATGCCGCGAACGTTGAAGAAATCACTTTGCACATTGGAATAGAGGCGTGAGAAAGGCAAGGCGCCTCGCAAGCCACCGCCATAATAGAACCTGCCGCCATCAGCACCCGACATATCATCGCTGTAATAAGCGAGATCAGCCAAGCCGTACGGCGTGAGGTTCATGATGCCCAGGTTGATGGGCAGATCGAGTTCGTTCATGAAATCAACACGGCCCAGCCAGAACGAATCACGGTTGGGCATATCGCTCGATGGAGGCAAAGGCCGATATCGGGCAAACTCATTCGGAAAAACCGTGTCGAAATAAGCTTGATCCAGATCGCTTGTCGCATGGAACTGATATATACCTGCGCTGGCGTGGCCATAATAGGTCATCGTGCGGAACAAATCCTGCCCGATGAGCCACAGGTCGCCACGAGGCAATGCAGCACCTTCGTTAACCCAGTTGCGGATGTTCGGCTTCACCAGGGCACTCATGGCAAACTGCTCGTTCTGATATTTGAGCAGTGCAAATGTTTCCTGATTCAAGTCTTCATCGTACTGACGCTTCCACCATTGTTCGTAGAAATTACGATCACTCTGGTAACCGACCTGGGCCTGAAACGACCAGAACTCGGTCAGTTCCTGCCTATGCCTGAACGTAGCCAGGCCGCGGATATCATTAGGCACCGCAGGTTGACGCAATTGGGCTAGTTGATCAAAGTCAGCATAATCCCATTGAAGATGTCCACGCAGGAATGTGTCGTAGCGGCCTGGGAAGCCCAGTGCTCCGACACCCTGTGTTTGAAATTCAGTAATAAGCCCCAGACCACGGCGGCTATAAAACAGCGGATTCAGATTCCAACGAGTCTGCGTGCCTTTATCCAACCCGAACATTTCCATGGCATCGAGTTGCACTTCCATACCGGTGCCGAAGATGCTGTCAGACTTGAAGCGAACGCCTTCAAGTGGTCCGAGCGGATCGCGTAGATCGCCTTCGGTATGGCTGAGCGCTCCGATGGTGAGATCCATGAATTTGAACTGAACGTTGTCGGCTTTACCAAAAATCTGGGCATCTTCCGCAGTCGTGTTCTGAATCTGATCAAAGGCAGTGGTTCCAAAGAGGCCTCTGCGAGGCACATCCTGCAGTTGCACTGCCATGGTGCCTGCCATCACCTTCAGATCAGGATCGCTGGGCAACCGGCTGGCGAAGAAGACAGCATCGCTTGCTGAGAAATTGTTCAGATCGAGTTGTCTGACTTCTGCCGCCTGCACATGGATGGGTATAGCCAGGCCAGGCAGGCGGTAGATTAGTTCGCATTTGCTCAGCAGTGCAGTGTTGCGACCGAGATCGTAGTAGCCTCGATCTGCCAGAACGAGTTGATCGACATTCGCCGAGGGGCCGGAGAGTCTGCGGTAGCGGATTTCCACATGCCCTTCGAGGTAGATTTCGATCTGTTCTTTTTTGAAGTTGCTGAAGTTGGGAATGCCCTGGCCTGGGTTACCGGTGATGCCCTTGGCCCAGATGACCGCCCGATCGGTGCTGATATCGATGATGTTGTTGCTGTCGCCAGCATAGAGAGTGATGCCACCCCAGATCATGACCGTGTATTCATTCGGATTGCTCGGCAGAATGCGATACTGGTACGACGATGAGGTGCGTGAGGCGATGCCCAGCGTGCTGGATCGCTGCAGGACGCTGGCGACATCGGGCGATGGACTGATGGGATCCTGCCCGAAATCACGTTCGCGTTGTTCGACTTTCTGCTGCACTAAACCGGGGCTGTTCGGCAACTCGTTGGCAGGAATGGGTGCGAGCCTTTCGGGTGTCTGTACTGTTTTGCTGGCAACCGATTGCGAAGTATTTAATGCAGGTGGCGAAAGCAGTACCGCCCGTGCACGAGCATAGACCGCATCTTTCAGATCTGGCTGGCCCGAAGTTTTCTCCGGGGCAATGATGCGCAACTCGCCCGACATGTTCCAGTTCAGGCTCAACTTATCCAACTGTTGTTTAGGCTGGCTTTTTTCTTCGAGCGTGATAGGCCCTTCAGCATAGATGACGGCATGCGTTTCTTCACCGCTGGCCACCTTGCTGACCCACAGATAAACGTCTTTCAGCTTGATGCGGGTGAGGCCGCGTTCGATGCTGACATTGCCCTTGGCATAAAGGCCGTGGTAGGCGTCTTCCGACCAGCCTTGCACGGAATCAGCATAAATAGTGATGGGTTTGCTGTCAGGCGAAGATGAAGATGGCGCAGCGGTCTGTTGAGCAGCCAGGATCACCGTGGCGCTGAACAAGACCAGCAACAGGGTTTGCAGAGACCGTCCCCGATGCAACAAGCGCAGACTCCCTCCCGTCAACGCCGAGGCGTGTGCCCAATCCGTGGGCGAGAGGGCATATGCCACGAGTTGCAGCAAGTGTCAAGGTGAAGGATGGGAAGAGTTAGGATGTGGAAGCTGGGGGGGATGTGAAAGTAGTCATCATTCTCCGAATGATGACCGACAGTGCAATGTTGGGACGAATGTTCCTATTGTTTTCGCGCGTTATGGTCATCATGCGGAGCATGATGACTACTATCCAAACCACTGCACGCCGGTGTACTGAATCATCCAATACGATAGCAGCCAGAGTAGCGTGCAGCCTTGCATCACCCGGTCGTGATAAATGATACGGTTGGGTTCGATGCGATATTTTGGATGAGTCAGCCGCCGTCGATAATGAAGTATCATGAACACAATGAAAGGCACCGTCAACACTTGGGTCGGGTGATAAAACTTTGAGCCTGGCAGGAGTAGCATCAAAGCGTAGCAGATCATGGCGAGGGCTGATGCGATATCGAGTGCGCCATCGAGAAACGATAGGGAGTAATGATCGAGCACGGGTCGCCGTTGGGAAATTTCGACAGGTTTTTCCAATGCAACCAACTCAGCCCGTCGCTTGGCGAAACCTAAAAACAGTGACAGGAAAAAGGTAAACAGAGTCAGCCAGGGGCTGGGCAGCAGATCGAGGACGTAAAGCCCGGCCAGCAGGCGGAGAATGAACCCGGAGGCAATGCAGAAAGCATCAATCACCGGCAAGTGTTTCAGCTTGAAGGAGTAGGCCAGATTGATTGCTAGATATGCCAATGCACAAAAGCCTACGCTGGGTTTCAAGCTGAATGCCAGCGTCAAGGACGTTGCTGCCAACATCAATGCTGCCAGTGCTGCAGCATGCTTGCTGATTTGCCCGGCTGCAATGGGCCGGTTTTTCTTTTTGGGATGCTGCCTATCATGTTCGAGGTCGAACAGGTCGTTCACAACATAGATGGCGGAAGAAATCAGGCAGAATGCCAAGGCGACGAGGAGTGCATAGGCCAATTGATCCCAGGCGGAATAAAAGAACACCCCCGCCAGGCAGACCAGATTCTTGATCCAATGTGCCGGTCTGAGCAGGCGATACCAATTGTAGATGGTAGCGGGCATGATAAGATAAGTTCTATCAGCCAGGGGACACAATGAAGTAACCAGACAGCCAAGGCGTCTCACCCCGGAATGCTCATCGTTCCTCCCCTTCACCAATTCTCCACAGCTTATTCACGGGACATGTAGTGTCAGCTGTTTAACATATCCTCTAGTATCGTCTGCATTCATTTGAATGCGATTCTGTTTCCTGGAGGGATGGTTATGCGGTTTTGGAAAACAGCTTTGGCCTGCCTGTTTGCCTGCACTCTCTGCGGTGTGGCACAGGCCCAGGTGATCACCCAGTGGAATTTCAACTCGCCGGTGCCAGATAACAACACAGCTACTGGAACGGACGTTCCTTCCATAGGAACCGGTACCATTTCCACTTTGAATCTGGCACAGTCCTTTACCTTCGCCAGCGGTTCCGCCAGTGGTGGCTCTTCCGATCCGGCAGGCACTAACGATAACTCCGGCTTTCAGACAACAGGCTATCCAGCACCACAATCAGGTAATGAAACCGCGGGCATAACTGTACTCACCTCCACTGTCGGCTTCTCCAACATTACTGTCAGTTGGGATCAGCGGCACAGCAACTCCGCATCTCGCTTTGTCGCCTTCTACTACACTACCGATGGCGCCAATTTCACCCGCCTGGCTCTTTCGGCACTCAACTCCAACCCTGGCACAACGCCTTCCGGTGGAGCCCCAGCCAGCACTGCTGGTGGCTACGGAGCCAACGGAACCTTTTCAGCGTTTGATGAAACCGTCACCGGAGCTGGCGACGACTGGTTTAATGGCCGCAGCGTCAACCTGACAGGCATTGCAGGTGTGGACAATAACCCCAACTTCGGTTTCCAGATTGTTGCCTCCTTCGACGCTGGCACCAATTATCTGGGCAGTGGCTCCACCGCTTATGCCACCACAGGCACTTGGCGGTTCGATATGATCACCGTTTCTGCTGCTGTACCCGAACCTTCCGCTTATGCCCTGTGCTTGGTTACCCTGGCAGGTGTTGGTGTGGTGCGATACCGCAAGAAGTTCTGGAATCGCAAGGAAGTCGCGTAAAGAAACGATCGGAAAACAAACAAACCCACGGACTGCAGTCCGTGGGTTTTTGCTTTTGGTGAAAAGTTTTACTTCAGCATCGCCTTCACGGTCCCCAGATCAGTTACACTGCCTGCAGCCAGCGAAACGGTTTTCTGATCCCGCTTGCTGTAGCCGGGCAGATAACCTGTTTCATGCCAGACGATTACTTTGCGATTGCCCGCTGGAATGTTCTTGATCTCGAACTTGCCGTCTTTATCGGTTACGGCAAAGTAGGGATGATCGAAGCACCAGCCGAAGCCCTTCATCCACGGGTGTGAGCCACACGCTACCGACATGGCATTGGTTTCTGCATCGAGTTTGATGGTCTTCTCCGTTCCGGGCGGAATCTGAACATTCAAATCGTTCTTCAACCCCTTGATGACCACATTGTGTGCAACAGGGTCTGGATTCTTGGCAGTAATTTCCTGGCCAGCTCGGATGGCAAAAATGCGCGGTGTAAAGACACAGTAAGGCTGATCGAGCACGAACGGGGCAGGGGCCTTTTGATCAGGATGAACCGGTAATGTTTCGCCACGGTCCGGAGCGATGAATACTACCACGCCTGCTAGTCCCTTGTTGCTGGGGTTCACGTCCCAGACTTTATCTGTGAGTGCACCTTTCGCCAGGCAATGAGCCTGATCAGAAGTGACTTTGGATTCTTCTGCCTTGGGAATCACATCGCCGGCGAATACCACCTGTCCCTTGAGGGTGGCCCAACCTTCGGCAGCAGCAACATGGGCAGGAGCGATCGTGGTTACGACCGGCTTTGCAGTAGTAGATGGTGTGGCATCCTCACAGCATTCGTCAGATATAGTTTTGTTGGTGGAAGACACCAGGGTTGCAGCACGGGAGTTTTTGGAGCAGCAGTTGGGTGTCGTGCTTGCAGTTACGTCGGAAGCACAGCAATCGCTTTCATCTTGGATCACTTCAATCTGGGGCATCGAGCAGCAGGGTGTTTTCTGCTGACAGCTTTGGTAATACGAAGAAGCCTCCCAGCCGGTGTAGCCCAGGCAAGCTAGGCCAGCCAGCAACAATCCGGATTTTACAACGGGACAACAAAGCATGGTGCAACTCCAGATGGAGGGTTTTGATACCACGGTATTGTAGCATTGGTGGTGGGATTGCAAAGCCAATGAAGGCATACAGCAAAAGGATAATCCGAATTACCTGTTAATGTTTTATGCCGTTGGCAGTACTCAAAAATAGCCAACTCCTGATGTTTCAGGAGTTCACCATTTATCTTCTGAGGTTGACATGTTTATTTCAGCGAGATTGTTGTGTCTTGGTATACTTCTTGTCGGGTTAATGTCTGGTGCAAAAGTTCTGGCAGCAGATGTACCCAATCTGCGTGGTACCTACACCGGAGTACTGCTGGATACCGCAAGCCGAACCGTTCGTGGTGTGTCCATTCCGTACATCGAGCAAGACAGCTTGCGTCGTCTGTCAGGCGACATGATCATTGATGGCACCAGCAATACCCGCTTTCCCATTGCAGGCACGGTGGCGGCCAGCGGCGTTTGCACCTGCATCGGCCGCAGTGGCGAAACCAGCCTGGTGTATCAGGCTCAATGGGAGAAACTGGGCAATGGAGCAGGCGGCTTGTTTGGCTCAGCATCGTTTCAGTCGCCATCACTGAAAAGCAACGGCACACTGTTTCTGTTCCGACCGATGACGGCTGGTACTTTACCCAAACCACAGGTACTGGGCAATTATGAAGGCAGCTTTCGCAGCACGATAACAGGGGTGACAGGTTCGCTCGCAGCTCAAATCACCGATGGTACCAGTAACACATTCACCGTAAATCTGGCAATGACCAACGGCCGAATCACAACTCCATATGTCTGTGCAGGAGATGTGGCATCTGATGGTTTATTCGTGGGTATGGGTG
Protein-coding regions in this window:
- a CDS encoding protein kinase, which encodes MDHLDLPLDAWNLLPLQQLIQKIQQDQDVRWQSGQGLLVEHYLKHYPAIEQETELLLGLILNEVNHREALAQKFTMDEYVKRFPAIATRLEMQLHRHSMSSKALPDPDHDEEATETYAFQTTDEGISAGGGTPPQDSSRTVGRFIIRKELGQGSFGIVYQAYDPTLERDVALKVPKRTDQQDQVERFVREAKAAAKLQHPNIVTVFDCSAEPGQSFIAMEWVDGVPLHQQVERYRPNHQQVAKWLRDLALALHAAHEQGILHRDVKPANIMVDKQNRVRLMDFGLAKKRKLKPDSSETETGADKTVEGAIVGTPAYMSPEQAMGIAEKVHFASDQFSLGVVGYQLLTEKRPLKGKMMELLAQLRDPSLQIVPLREQDKTVPLGLEAIIMKSLHRQPGERYESLAAMALDLHRWLKGDEIKAPVIKARKSWKCPSCQRLNAKSKTRCVYCKHHLGGGVPVDWTEQPVIPMKSRRTRTSDEDDDAPRFRVHRWEWGILIVCLLLLGFIPILQRVDRQALETGRLFFGMREVGSALLSYQMTFGHFPSNIVDKTTGEPLLSWRVSILPFLEQEQLYRKFHLDEPWDSEHNKALLAEMPEIFDESLPATLWFGRGEHDHYTTAIQGFAGKSALFEPDKKIRLNQVFDGTAQTIALAEAQVRVPWTKPVDMPFDEKSLPALGKPGAEQFHAVLLDSAIYQLNPHMSAELLRGLITTSGGEMVKLDDAAVLQQISVSPVFWRKNSEGEPYRPLTRYPSHRPRHWSQFSGWINYWVIESGEKIWIGAAIVLALLLAKFAWVWNFYRKQSLAG
- a CDS encoding UbiA prenyltransferase family protein, which produces MPATIYNWYRLLRPAHWIKNLVCLAGVFFYSAWDQLAYALLVALAFCLISSAIYVVNDLFDLEHDRQHPKKKNRPIAAGQISKHAAALAALMLAATSLTLAFSLKPSVGFCALAYLAINLAYSFKLKHLPVIDAFCIASGFILRLLAGLYVLDLLPSPWLTLFTFFLSLFLGFAKRRAELVALEKPVEISQRRPVLDHYSLSFLDGALDIASALAMICYALMLLLPGSKFYHPTQVLTVPFIVFMILHYRRRLTHPKYRIEPNRIIYHDRVMQGCTLLWLLSYWMIQYTGVQWFG
- a CDS encoding PEP-CTERM sorting domain-containing protein, which encodes MRFWKTALACLFACTLCGVAQAQVITQWNFNSPVPDNNTATGTDVPSIGTGTISTLNLAQSFTFASGSASGGSSDPAGTNDNSGFQTTGYPAPQSGNETAGITVLTSTVGFSNITVSWDQRHSNSASRFVAFYYTTDGANFTRLALSALNSNPGTTPSGGAPASTAGGYGANGTFSAFDETVTGAGDDWFNGRSVNLTGIAGVDNNPNFGFQIVASFDAGTNYLGSGSTAYATTGTWRFDMITVSAAVPEPSAYALCLVTLAGVGVVRYRKKFWNRKEVA